One Undibacter mobilis genomic region harbors:
- a CDS encoding c-type cytochrome, producing MIRPFVAFVPVIAILALSQSAAAADAGKGEVLAKRWCAACHVVSTDQQSANGQAPPFSAIGKTPDLDPSRLALFLLLPHPKMPDMALSRGEAADLAAYIQKQGQ from the coding sequence ATGATCAGACCTTTTGTGGCCTTCGTTCCAGTGATCGCCATCCTTGCCCTGAGCCAGTCTGCGGCTGCCGCCGATGCCGGCAAAGGCGAGGTTCTGGCCAAGCGCTGGTGCGCAGCATGCCACGTCGTCTCGACCGACCAACAGAGCGCCAATGGCCAGGCACCACCGTTCTCGGCCATCGGCAAGACGCCGGATCTCGATCCGTCGCGATTGGCGCTGTTTTTGCTGCTGCCCCATCCGAAAATGCCGGACATGGCGCTCAGCCGCGGTGAAGCGGCCGATCTCGCTGCCTATATCCAGAAGCAGGGGCAATAG
- a CDS encoding patatin-like phospholipase family protein yields MRPTIGLALGGGAARGFAHIGVIRTLAAHGIVPDVIVGTSIGAVVGGCHAAGQLDNLETWARSLTTRSVMSYLDISLSGSGLIGGNRLASKLTEGLQDTRIEDLPMRFAAIATEFSTGHEIWLTRGRLSNALRASYALPGIFPPVKIGGRWLVDGALVNPVPVSAARALGARVVIAVNLNADLFGRGTIIADHGSDEKDDPPPVPEVQHGLRALFGREASLRRKLFGDHGRPGIPTVMVEAFNVMQDRITRARLAGDPPDVLISPRLGSIGWFDFHRNKDAIAVGVDAAEKALETVTEAIESLSQPYEAGVSGGK; encoded by the coding sequence ATCAGGCCGACGATCGGTCTTGCGCTCGGTGGCGGGGCCGCCCGCGGCTTCGCCCATATTGGTGTCATCCGCACTCTGGCCGCGCACGGCATCGTTCCTGACGTCATTGTCGGCACCTCCATCGGGGCCGTGGTCGGCGGCTGCCATGCGGCCGGCCAACTCGACAATCTGGAAACCTGGGCGCGCAGCCTGACCACGCGCAGCGTGATGAGCTATCTCGACATCAGCCTGTCGGGCTCGGGACTGATCGGCGGCAACCGGCTGGCCAGCAAGCTCACCGAAGGGCTTCAGGATACGCGCATTGAAGACCTGCCGATGCGCTTTGCCGCGATCGCCACCGAATTCAGCACCGGGCACGAGATCTGGTTGACGCGCGGCCGGCTGTCCAACGCGCTGCGCGCTTCCTATGCCCTGCCCGGCATTTTCCCGCCGGTAAAGATCGGCGGCCGCTGGCTCGTCGATGGCGCGCTGGTCAATCCGGTGCCGGTATCGGCGGCGCGCGCGCTCGGCGCCCGCGTCGTCATCGCCGTCAACCTCAATGCCGACCTGTTCGGTCGCGGCACCATCATCGCGGACCACGGCTCTGACGAGAAGGACGACCCGCCGCCGGTGCCTGAAGTGCAGCACGGCCTGCGGGCGCTGTTCGGACGTGAAGCCTCATTGCGGCGCAAGCTGTTCGGCGATCACGGCCGCCCCGGCATCCCGACGGTGATGGTGGAGGCCTTCAACGTAATGCAGGACCGCATCACGCGCGCGCGGCTGGCCGGCGATCCGCCGGACGTGCTCATCAGCCCGCGTCTCGGCTCCATCGGCTGGTTCGATTTTCACCGCAACAAGGACGCCATTGCGGTCGGCGTCGATGCTGCGGAAAAGGCGCTCGAAACCGTCACCGAGGCGATCGAGAGCCTGTCGCAGCCTTATGAAGCCGGCGTGAGCGGCGGCAAGTAA
- a CDS encoding flavin reductase family protein has protein sequence MFYEPDKRDRNILPHDPFKAIVAPRPIGWITSMNAKGEINLAPYSFFNGVNSRPNLVMFASEGHKDSVAFIEETGEFVCNLATYDLRDQMNETSAPLARGENEMIRAGLAPAPSRIVKPPRVAASPCALECKMTKIVAMQDIAGAAVDCHVVFGQVVGVYIDDRFLKDGILDTAAMRPIARCGYSDYAVVDSLFSITRPTR, from the coding sequence ATGTTCTACGAACCGGACAAGCGCGACCGCAACATCCTGCCCCACGATCCATTCAAGGCGATCGTCGCGCCACGGCCGATCGGCTGGATCACGTCGATGAATGCCAAAGGCGAGATCAACCTCGCGCCCTACTCGTTTTTCAACGGCGTCAACAGCCGGCCCAATCTGGTGATGTTCGCCAGCGAAGGCCACAAGGATTCGGTCGCCTTCATCGAAGAGACCGGCGAGTTCGTTTGCAACCTGGCGACTTACGATCTGCGCGACCAGATGAACGAAACTTCGGCACCGCTGGCGCGCGGCGAGAACGAGATGATCCGCGCCGGTCTTGCCCCGGCGCCGTCGCGCATCGTCAAGCCGCCGCGCGTCGCCGCAAGCCCCTGCGCGCTGGAATGCAAGATGACCAAAATCGTTGCCATGCAGGACATCGCAGGGGCGGCCGTCGATTGCCACGTCGTTTTCGGCCAGGTCGTGGGCGTTTACATCGACGATCGCTTTCTCAAGGACGGCATTCTCGACACGGCAGCCATGCGTCCCATCGCCCGCTGTGGCTACAGCGATTATGCCGTCGTCGACAGCCTGTTTTCGATAACCCGCCCCACACGCTGA
- a CDS encoding DMT family transporter: protein MANEPIPMHRKDWLLLIALSVLWGGSFFFNGLALRELPPLTVAFARVLFGALCLLIVLKPLGGSLPKRAVDWLPFAVMGLVNNVIPFSLFLTAQTTISSGLASVLNATTPLFAVSVMALTGEERLTGRRLAGVLIGIGGVAVLRGPGLSAESQTIGIVLCLGAALSYGFAGYWGRHAMAGVPPLTSATAQLICSTPVMAVIAGAVERPWTLPLPGPTTWLAIAGLATLSTALAYILFFRILNRSGAVNVVLVTLLIPVTAILLGVWILNEPLSANEVAGALIIAASLIVIDGRAFAWLRQRYRRP from the coding sequence ATGGCCAACGAACCCATCCCAATGCACCGGAAGGATTGGCTGCTGCTCATCGCCTTGTCGGTGCTGTGGGGCGGCTCGTTCTTTTTCAACGGCCTGGCGCTGCGCGAACTGCCGCCACTGACGGTGGCCTTCGCGCGCGTCCTGTTCGGCGCTCTGTGTTTGCTGATTGTCCTCAAGCCGCTCGGCGGCTCGCTGCCGAAACGCGCCGTCGACTGGCTGCCCTTCGCAGTCATGGGCCTCGTCAACAACGTTATCCCGTTCTCGCTGTTTCTCACCGCGCAAACCACAATTTCCAGCGGTCTCGCTTCAGTCCTCAATGCGACCACGCCGCTGTTCGCCGTATCGGTGATGGCACTCACCGGCGAAGAGCGCCTGACCGGCCGACGGCTGGCCGGCGTGCTGATCGGCATTGGCGGCGTGGCGGTGCTACGCGGGCCCGGTTTGAGCGCCGAAAGTCAGACGATCGGCATCGTGCTCTGCCTCGGCGCCGCATTGAGCTACGGTTTTGCCGGCTATTGGGGCCGCCACGCGATGGCCGGCGTGCCGCCGCTGACCTCGGCAACGGCGCAGCTCATCTGCTCGACACCGGTGATGGCGGTGATTGCCGGCGCGGTCGAACGGCCATGGACGCTGCCTCTGCCCGGCCCCACCACCTGGCTGGCGATCGCCGGCCTTGCCACCTTGTCGACGGCGCTGGCCTATATCCTGTTCTTCCGCATCCTCAACCGCTCCGGCGCGGTGAATGTCGTGCTGGTGACGCTGCTCATTCCGGTGACGGCGATCCTGCTCGGCGTCTGGATCCTCAACGAGCCGCTTTCGGCCAACGAGGTGGCCGGGGCACTCATCATCGCAGCTTCGCTAATCGTCATCGACGGCCGGGCTTTTGCCTGGCTCAGGCAGCGGTATCGCCGTCCCTGA
- a CDS encoding chemotaxis protein CheW, with product MSQLSSTSDAATAVSASEAAVAVSSDWANSVAASDATGAAQIQFISFAIGNDQYGVDIMAVREIKGWSDITHLPKQPEYVRGVLNLRGAIVPIVDLRCRFGQGLTETTPLHIVIIVQIGGRQVGLIGDRVLDIVSVETSQIQKVPRTGNGLQNDFLAGLVTHDGVMIALINLPDLVCVQADEGQH from the coding sequence ATGAGCCAGCTTTCATCTACTTCAGACGCTGCAACAGCGGTATCTGCTTCAGAGGCCGCGGTAGCGGTATCTAGTGACTGGGCCAACAGCGTTGCTGCGAGCGATGCAACCGGCGCGGCGCAAATCCAGTTCATCAGCTTCGCCATCGGCAACGACCAGTACGGCGTCGACATCATGGCGGTGCGCGAGATCAAGGGCTGGTCCGATATCACGCATCTGCCGAAGCAGCCCGAATATGTGCGCGGCGTTCTCAATCTTCGCGGCGCTATTGTCCCGATCGTCGACCTGCGTTGCCGTTTCGGTCAGGGCCTGACCGAAACCACGCCGCTGCACATCGTCATCATCGTGCAGATTGGCGGGCGTCAGGTCGGCCTGATTGGCGACCGTGTGCTCGATATCGTCTCCGTCGAGACATCGCAAATTCAGAAAGTGCCGCGCACGGGCAATGGTCTGCAGAACGATTTCCTTGCCGGGCTTGTAACGCACGATGGCGTCATGATCGCGCTGATCAATCTACCGGATCTGGTCTGCGTACAGGCCGACGAAGGTCAACACTAA
- the otsB gene encoding trehalose-phosphatase: MSAAASATHQAEQANAAALRAFTALDPREVALLLDVDGTLIDIGPTPFAVDVSDTLKRSLERLFELTGGALALVSGRPIHDLDRLFAPLVLPAVGGHGAEMRLAEGTAASHVADLPAALRARLIGAVDPDSGVAYEDKGYSVALHYRRAPDHEARLRAHVSESLAAFPAEDTEVLPGKMMIEVKRPGIDKGAGIRRLMGHEPFARRIPVFIGDDVTDEAAFAAIPALGGRSFSVNRAFEGLSGIFSAPEQVRRALSEWAAKH, translated from the coding sequence GTGAGTGCAGCAGCGAGCGCTACACATCAGGCCGAACAGGCCAATGCAGCAGCACTCCGGGCCTTCACCGCGCTCGATCCGCGTGAGGTTGCGCTTCTTCTCGATGTCGATGGCACTTTGATCGACATCGGTCCGACACCCTTTGCCGTCGATGTTTCCGACACGCTGAAGCGCTCTCTCGAGCGGTTGTTCGAACTGACCGGCGGCGCTTTGGCGTTGGTCAGCGGCCGTCCCATCCATGATCTCGACAGGTTGTTTGCGCCGCTCGTGCTGCCCGCGGTCGGCGGCCATGGCGCGGAGATGCGCCTTGCCGAGGGCACGGCCGCGTCGCATGTCGCCGACCTGCCGGCCGCGTTGCGCGCGCGGCTGATCGGCGCGGTCGATCCGGATTCCGGCGTTGCGTACGAGGACAAGGGTTACTCGGTGGCGCTGCATTATCGGCGCGCGCCGGATCACGAGGCGCGGCTGCGCGCGCATGTCAGCGAAAGCCTGGCCGCATTCCCGGCCGAAGACACCGAAGTTCTTCCGGGCAAGATGATGATCGAGGTCAAGCGGCCCGGCATCGACAAAGGGGCCGGCATTCGCCGCTTGATGGGCCATGAGCCGTTTGCCAGGCGCATTCCGGTCTTTATTGGCGACGATGTGACCGATGAGGCGGCTTTTGCCGCCATCCCGGCGCTCGGCGGGAGAAGTTTTTCCGTCAATCGCGCTTTCGAGGGGCTAAGCGGCATCTTTTCGGCGCCCGAGCAGGTGCGGCGCGCGCTCAGCGAATGGGCCGCAAAACACTGA
- a CDS encoding methyl-accepting chemotaxis protein, which yields MLRLSNISIAIKLGLMSGIGILLVVGLVVGEMIGSASVHRSNQLADAQAAIVLGVTGTEVNLRTMQVAVRDSHLARDKEQLQAAFKSVQAQQKMFHDSATALLPKFAKPENRARFEKIAALVDDYAKEAKLIGDIKAGMFDAQAKQDAALVEELDKKLVAEAKIALATAQQIDHLIEEASKVAIKAKADRESEAQAAEELATYVALGLGALAVVLMIGSALVGAVTIARPLRALVDPLTAVSSGNFTVQVPGVGRKDEVGLIAEAVQTMAQKMSHTIGEIKASGREVTNASAEIATSTTDLSQRTEEQAASLEETSAAMEELAATVRRNAENAQLANQDAAATREVADRGGQVVAKAVDAMAKIEDSSRKISDIIGVIDEIARQTNLLALNAAVEAARAGEAGRGFAVVASEVRSLAQRSSQAAKDIKDLITNSNGQVKDGVDLVNRAGQSLTEIVESIKKVAVVVSEIANASAEQATGIDQINKALTQMDEVTQQNSALVEENAATAKTLEHQAKAMDEQVSVFQIDDGSHGQAPAARAEPARPVSKPVAKVAPKPVARAAGPAREMQASLATAVGQDWKEF from the coding sequence ATGCTTCGCCTTTCTAACATTAGTATCGCCATCAAACTCGGCCTCATGTCCGGCATAGGCATTCTTTTGGTCGTCGGTCTCGTCGTCGGCGAGATGATCGGCAGCGCGTCGGTTCATCGCTCCAACCAATTGGCCGACGCGCAGGCTGCAATCGTGTTGGGGGTGACCGGTACCGAAGTGAACCTGCGCACCATGCAGGTCGCGGTTCGGGATTCTCATCTTGCCCGCGACAAGGAGCAGCTCCAGGCGGCGTTCAAATCCGTTCAAGCGCAGCAGAAGATGTTCCACGACAGCGCGACGGCGCTTTTGCCGAAATTCGCCAAGCCGGAAAACCGGGCGCGATTCGAGAAAATCGCTGCCCTCGTCGACGATTACGCCAAGGAAGCCAAGCTCATCGGCGACATCAAGGCTGGTATGTTCGACGCCCAGGCCAAGCAGGACGCCGCGCTGGTCGAGGAACTGGATAAAAAATTGGTTGCCGAGGCGAAAATCGCGCTGGCGACGGCGCAGCAAATCGATCACCTGATCGAAGAAGCATCCAAAGTGGCGATCAAGGCCAAAGCCGACCGCGAGAGCGAGGCCCAGGCCGCCGAAGAACTTGCTACTTACGTCGCCCTGGGGCTCGGAGCTCTGGCGGTGGTGCTGATGATCGGTTCGGCGCTGGTGGGTGCCGTCACTATCGCCCGTCCGCTGCGGGCCTTGGTCGATCCGCTGACAGCCGTTTCCTCCGGTAACTTCACCGTGCAAGTCCCAGGCGTGGGCCGCAAGGACGAAGTCGGCCTGATTGCGGAAGCGGTGCAGACGATGGCGCAGAAGATGAGCCACACCATCGGCGAGATCAAAGCCTCGGGCCGCGAAGTGACCAACGCCTCGGCCGAAATCGCGACCTCGACCACCGATCTGTCGCAGCGCACCGAAGAGCAGGCCGCGAGCCTCGAAGAAACCTCGGCCGCCATGGAAGAGCTTGCCGCCACCGTGCGCCGCAACGCCGAGAACGCCCAACTGGCGAACCAGGATGCGGCGGCGACGCGCGAAGTTGCCGATCGTGGCGGGCAGGTGGTCGCCAAGGCAGTCGATGCGATGGCCAAGATCGAGGACTCGTCACGCAAGATCTCCGACATCATCGGTGTCATCGACGAGATCGCCCGCCAGACCAACCTGCTGGCCTTGAACGCGGCCGTGGAAGCGGCGCGTGCCGGTGAGGCCGGTCGTGGCTTCGCGGTCGTGGCGTCCGAAGTGCGCAGCCTGGCGCAGCGCTCGTCGCAGGCCGCCAAGGACATCAAGGACCTGATCACCAACTCGAACGGTCAGGTGAAGGATGGCGTCGACCTGGTCAACCGGGCCGGTCAGTCGCTCACCGAGATCGTCGAGTCGATCAAGAAGGTCGCGGTGGTCGTCTCCGAGATCGCCAATGCGTCGGCCGAACAGGCCACCGGCATTGACCAGATCAACAAGGCGCTCACGCAGATGGACGAGGTGACGCAGCAGAACTCGGCGCTGGTCGAAGAGAATGCGGCCACAGCCAAGACGCTGGAGCATCAGGCCAAGGCGATGGATGAGCAGGTCTCGGTCTTCCAGATCGACGATGGCTCCCATGGTCAAGCTCCGGCGGCGCGTGCTGAACCGGCGCGGCCGGTCAGCAAACCCGTGGCCAAGGTTGCGCCCAAGCCGGTCGCTCGGGCCGCAGGGCCGGCCCGGGAGATGCAGGCGTCTCTGGCAACCGCGGTCGGACAGGACTGGAAAGAGTTCTAG
- a CDS encoding CBS domain-containing protein: protein MNVKTILAAKGGDIISIEPTADLAAAAKLLSKHRIGAVVICGAGGRLSGILSERDIVRAVAEHGASALAIPVGQVMTRNVITCGENDSISDLMERMTAGKFRHMPVLKSDRLIGVISIGDVVKSRVQEIESDAAAMRDYIQTA from the coding sequence ATGAACGTGAAGACGATTCTGGCCGCTAAGGGCGGCGACATTATCAGCATCGAACCGACGGCCGATCTTGCGGCCGCCGCAAAACTCCTCAGCAAGCATCGTATCGGCGCGGTCGTGATTTGCGGCGCCGGCGGGCGTCTGTCCGGCATTCTGTCGGAACGCGACATCGTGCGCGCCGTCGCCGAGCATGGCGCGTCGGCGCTCGCCATTCCGGTCGGGCAGGTGATGACACGCAATGTGATCACCTGCGGCGAGAACGACTCTATTTCCGACCTGATGGAGCGAATGACGGCGGGCAAGTTCCGCCACATGCCGGTGCTGAAGTCTGATCGCCTGATCGGCGTCATCTCGATCGGCGACGTCGTCAAATCGCGCGTGCAGGAAATCGAGAGCGACGCCGCAGCGATGCGCGATTACATCCAGACGGCGTGA
- a CDS encoding nitroreductase family protein, with product MPDALELLKTRRSVKPIEMTGPGPSSSEIETLLTVASRVPDHGKLAPWRFIVFAGDARLAGGDKIAAVFRGTRPDATPDQIEFERQRLARAPLVVAVISRAAPHAKIPEWEQQMSAGAACMNLLTAAHAMGYVGSWLTEWFAFDRAAMSALGLADHERVAGFVYIGKAVKPPEDRERPRLDTIVTYYGGTPG from the coding sequence ATGCCCGACGCCTTAGAACTTCTCAAAACCCGCCGTTCCGTGAAGCCGATCGAAATGACCGGCCCCGGCCCTTCCTCTTCAGAAATTGAAACGCTGCTCACCGTCGCTTCGCGTGTACCGGACCACGGCAAGCTCGCGCCCTGGCGTTTCATCGTCTTTGCCGGCGATGCACGCCTCGCCGGCGGCGACAAAATTGCCGCCGTGTTTCGCGGCACCCGCCCTGATGCGACGCCCGACCAGATCGAATTCGAGCGCCAGCGCCTCGCCCGCGCGCCGCTCGTTGTCGCGGTGATCAGCCGCGCTGCACCGCATGCGAAAATCCCGGAATGGGAGCAGCAGATGTCCGCCGGCGCCGCTTGCATGAATCTGCTCACCGCAGCGCATGCCATGGGTTATGTCGGCAGCTGGCTCACCGAATGGTTCGCCTTCGACCGCGCCGCGATGAGCGCCCTCGGCCTTGCCGATCACGAGCGCGTCGCCGGCTTCGTCTATATCGGCAAGGCGGTGAAGCCACCGGAAGATCGCGAGCGGCCGAGGCTCGACACCATCGTGACCTATTATGGCGGGACGCCCGGCTGA
- the otsA gene encoding alpha,alpha-trehalose-phosphate synthase (UDP-forming): MSRLVVVSNRVGIPDGSARAGGLEVSIRPALKKRGGIWFGWSGKVAEERTGAAKTVEHDKVSYITIDLLKGDYEEFYNGFANRVLWPILHYRLDLAEFTRRDLGGYFRVNQYFVENLERVLRPDDVIWVHDYHLMPLAQILRERGHKNRIGFFLHIPCPPPEILTGLPNHERLIPALCHYDLVGFQTENDANNFSRYLANEVGLRRAGDDGFYYEDRVVHIGIFPVGVETEAFTRLARRAISTQFVSDVMASMSDRALIIGVDRLDYSKGIPERLNAYERFLANFPDWRGLVTYLQITPRSRTDIREYADIGRLVGETVGRINGTFGEASWTPLRYINKAHSRSSLAGLYRYARVGLVTPLRDGMNLVAKEFIAAQDPDDPGVLVLSRFAGAARECSAALLVNPYDSEGVAIAINRALGMPLEERRMRHQANYAALTRNDLTQWAERFLGRLEEHVPAETETRPAARRSGGAVA, from the coding sequence TTGTCACGACTTGTGGTTGTTTCCAACCGCGTGGGTATCCCCGACGGCAGCGCCCGCGCGGGCGGGCTTGAGGTGTCGATTCGGCCGGCGCTGAAAAAGCGCGGCGGCATCTGGTTCGGCTGGAGCGGCAAAGTGGCCGAGGAGAGAACCGGCGCGGCCAAGACCGTCGAGCATGACAAGGTCTCCTACATCACCATCGATCTCCTCAAGGGCGACTACGAGGAGTTCTACAACGGCTTCGCCAATCGCGTGCTGTGGCCGATCCTGCATTATCGGCTCGACCTTGCGGAATTCACCCGCCGCGATCTCGGCGGCTATTTCCGCGTCAACCAGTACTTCGTCGAGAACCTCGAACGGGTGCTGCGTCCGGACGATGTGATCTGGGTGCACGATTATCATCTGATGCCGCTGGCTCAGATCCTGCGGGAGCGCGGTCACAAGAATCGCATCGGATTTTTTCTCCACATTCCCTGTCCGCCGCCGGAAATCCTGACCGGCCTGCCGAACCACGAGCGTCTCATCCCGGCGCTGTGCCATTACGATCTCGTCGGATTTCAGACCGAGAACGACGCCAACAACTTCTCGCGCTATCTGGCCAACGAAGTCGGGCTCAGGCGCGCGGGTGACGATGGCTTTTACTACGAAGACCGCGTCGTCCACATCGGCATCTTTCCGGTTGGCGTCGAGACCGAAGCTTTTACGCGGCTGGCGCGGCGTGCGATCAGTACGCAGTTCGTCAGCGACGTGATGGCCAGCATGTCGGATCGGGCGCTGATCATCGGCGTCGATCGTCTCGACTACAGCAAGGGCATTCCCGAGCGTCTGAATGCCTATGAGCGTTTCCTCGCCAATTTTCCCGACTGGCGCGGGCTGGTGACCTATCTGCAGATTACGCCGCGTAGCCGCACCGATATTCGCGAATATGCAGATATCGGCCGTCTGGTCGGTGAAACGGTTGGCCGTATCAACGGCACGTTCGGCGAGGCCTCGTGGACCCCGCTGCGCTACATCAACAAGGCGCACAGCCGCAGCTCGCTGGCGGGACTTTACCGTTACGCCCGCGTCGGCCTGGTGACGCCTTTGCGGGACGGTATGAATCTCGTTGCCAAGGAGTTCATCGCCGCGCAGGATCCCGACGATCCGGGCGTGCTGGTGTTGTCGCGCTTCGCCGGCGCGGCGCGCGAATGCAGCGCGGCCCTGCTGGTCAACCCCTACGACTCGGAAGGCGTCGCGATCGCCATCAATCGCGCATTGGGTATGCCGCTCGAGGAGCGGCGCATGCGTCATCAGGCCAATTATGCTGCTCTGACGCGGAACGACCTGACGCAGTGGGCAGAGCGTTTCCTCGGGCGGCTTGAAGAGCATGTGCCGGCCGAAACCGAGACGCGACCGGCTGCCCGGCGCAGCGGGGGCGCGGTGGCCTAG
- the thrS gene encoding threonine--tRNA ligase, protein MVALTFPDGARRDYPNGITGLDIAKGISPSLAKRTVAMALDGTLADLADPIEKDARIEFVSRDDPRALELIRHDAAHVLAEAVQELWPGTQVTIGPVIENGFYYDFARNEPFTPDDLPVIEKKMKEIIARDKPFTKEVWSREQTKKVFADKGEHFKVELVDAIPEDQQIKIYKQGDWFDLCRGPHMTSVGKVGNAFKLMRVAGAYWRGDSNNPMLSRIYGTAFAKQDDLDAYLKQMEEAEKRDHRKLGREMDLFHFQEEGPGTVFWHANGWTIFQEIIAYMRRRLKGDYQEVNAPQMLDKSLWETSGHWQWYRESMFAAQSAGDEAEDKRWFAIKPMNCPGHVQIYKHGLKSYRELPIRLAEFGIVHRYEASGAMHGLLRVRAFTQDDAHVFCTEEQLAEECLKINDLIMSTYADFGFEGDLVVKLSTRPEKRVGSDAAWDHAEGVMQNVLARIAKENNRIKTAVNPGEGAFYGPKFEYVLRDAIGRDWQCGTTQVDFNLPERFEAFYIAPDGSKQTPVMVHRAICGSLERFLGVVLEHYAGHLPLWLAPKQAVVCTITQDADAYAADVMAAARKAGLRVDADLRNEKINYKVREHSLAKVPVLLVVGKKEAETRQVSIRRLGSDKSEVMSLDDALKTLTEEALPPDLKRAKAAA, encoded by the coding sequence ATGGTCGCCCTGACCTTTCCCGACGGCGCGCGCCGCGACTATCCCAACGGCATTACCGGCCTCGACATCGCCAAGGGCATTTCGCCCTCATTGGCCAAGCGCACCGTCGCCATGGCGCTCGATGGCACCCTCGCCGACCTCGCCGACCCTATTGAGAAGGACGCCCGCATCGAGTTCGTGTCGCGCGACGACCCGCGCGCGCTTGAGCTTATCCGCCACGACGCCGCCCATGTGCTGGCCGAGGCGGTGCAGGAATTGTGGCCCGGCACGCAGGTCACCATTGGTCCGGTCATCGAAAACGGCTTCTATTACGACTTCGCGCGCAACGAGCCGTTCACGCCCGACGATCTGCCCGTCATCGAAAAGAAGATGAAGGAGATCATCGCCCGCGACAAACCTTTTACCAAGGAAGTGTGGTCGCGCGAGCAGACCAAGAAGGTGTTCGCCGACAAGGGCGAGCATTTCAAGGTCGAACTGGTCGACGCGATTCCGGAAGACCAGCAGATCAAGATCTACAAACAGGGCGACTGGTTCGACCTGTGCCGCGGTCCGCACATGACCTCGGTCGGCAAGGTTGGCAACGCCTTCAAGCTGATGCGGGTGGCCGGCGCCTACTGGCGAGGTGACAGCAACAATCCGATGCTGTCGCGCATCTACGGCACTGCGTTTGCCAAGCAGGACGACCTCGACGCCTACCTCAAGCAGATGGAGGAAGCCGAGAAGCGCGACCATCGCAAGCTCGGGCGCGAGATGGACCTCTTCCATTTCCAGGAGGAAGGCCCCGGCACGGTGTTCTGGCACGCCAATGGCTGGACCATCTTCCAGGAAATCATCGCCTATATGCGCCGCCGACTGAAAGGCGACTATCAGGAAGTCAACGCGCCGCAGATGCTCGACAAGTCGCTGTGGGAGACCTCCGGGCACTGGCAGTGGTATCGCGAAAGCATGTTCGCCGCACAGTCGGCCGGCGATGAAGCCGAGGACAAGCGCTGGTTCGCCATCAAGCCGATGAACTGTCCCGGCCATGTGCAGATCTACAAGCACGGCCTCAAAAGTTATCGCGAACTGCCGATCCGTCTTGCCGAATTCGGCATTGTGCATCGCTACGAGGCGTCAGGCGCGATGCACGGCCTCTTGCGGGTGCGCGCCTTCACCCAGGACGATGCGCATGTCTTCTGCACCGAGGAACAGCTCGCGGAGGAATGCCTCAAGATCAACGACCTGATCATGTCGACTTATGCCGACTTCGGTTTCGAGGGTGATCTCGTCGTCAAGCTCTCGACCCGCCCGGAAAAGCGCGTCGGTTCGGACGCGGCCTGGGATCATGCTGAGGGCGTGATGCAGAACGTGCTGGCACGCATCGCCAAGGAGAACAACCGCATCAAGACCGCGGTCAATCCGGGCGAAGGCGCGTTCTACGGTCCGAAGTTCGAATACGTGCTGCGCGACGCCATCGGCCGCGACTGGCAGTGCGGCACCACGCAGGTCGATTTCAATCTGCCGGAGCGCTTCGAGGCCTTCTACATCGCGCCGGATGGCTCGAAGCAGACGCCGGTCATGGTGCATCGCGCGATCTGCGGTTCGCTGGAGCGTTTCCTTGGCGTTGTGCTGGAGCATTACGCCGGGCATCTGCCGCTCTGGCTGGCGCCGAAGCAGGCTGTGGTCTGCACCATCACTCAGGATGCCGACGCCTATGCAGCCGATGTGATGGCTGCCGCGCGCAAGGCCGGGTTGCGTGTCGATGCCGATCTGCGCAACGAGAAGATCAACTACAAGGTCCGCGAACATTCGCTCGCCAAGGTCCCTGTTCTGCTCGTTGTCGGCAAGAAGGAAGCCGAGACGCGGCAGGTGTCGATCCGCCGTCTTGGTTCGGACAAGAGCGAGGTGATGAGCCTCGATGACGCGCTGAAGACCTTGACCGAGGAAGCGCTGCCGCCGGACTTGAAGCGGGCAAAGGCGGCGGCTTAG
- the yidD gene encoding membrane protein insertion efficiency factor YidD — MSEPEQAPFIVRIPRLMGRGLVALYRYTLSPFLGPRCRHLPSCSEYADEAISRFGLWAGGWMALARILRCHPWGTHGLDFVPKALPPSSQWWRPWRYGRWRDTQTEP, encoded by the coding sequence ATGTCAGAACCCGAACAAGCTCCCTTTATTGTTCGCATACCGCGGCTCATGGGCCGCGGGCTGGTCGCGCTCTATCGCTACACGCTGTCGCCGTTTCTCGGGCCGCGCTGCCGCCACCTGCCGAGCTGTTCGGAATATGCCGACGAAGCCATCAGCCGCTTCGGCCTTTGGGCTGGCGGCTGGATGGCGCTGGCGCGCATCCTGCGCTGCCATCCGTGGGGCACGCACGGCCTCGACTTCGTGCCGAAAGCGTTGCCTCCCAGTTCGCAGTGGTGGAGACCGTGGCGCTACGGCCGCTGGCGCGACACCCAGACCGAGCCGTAA